GATCGCCATCCAAAGCGCCACGGGGAGCGCCAGATGCGGCTTCATCATGGCAAACGCCAGCAACACACCCGCTGGAAGCAGCCTGTGTCGCGCCACCAGATACATGCTGGCCGCCAGCAGAAAACAAACCAATAAGCCCAGTTGCTGCAGGGACACGCCTTGCACCACGGGGATCCCGACCATCAGCAGGCCGGCCCACAGCAAATCACTGCCAGAATTCAGCGAAATCCCCAGAGCGTCCGACCAGAGCAATACGCTCCAAACCATCAGGGCCGCCAGCACAACAGACGCCAGCGGTTGAAGCACCGCAAACGGAATCGCCAGTACCGGAAGGAGCAGGATGCTGGTGAATAACGGGTAAGCGAAGCGCTGCTCATCGTATTGTTGGGCCCGCGCGGCGCTGGTCAAAGTCGGGCCGTACATTGCATCTTGAATTTCCCGCGTGACTTTGTCCGAATACGGGTCGCCGTGGTGCAGCAGCGCCTCACGGCTGGCAATCCATGAGCGTTGCAGATCTGATCCGTAGCCGGTGATCTGGAATGACGAGACACGCCGGCCCTCCGGGACCAGGATTCCCAGAAAGTAATAGCAACTAGTGAATGACGCCAGCAGCAGCAATACTGTAATGACGGCAATCTGGCTGCGGTCCGTTGTCATCAAGTCTTCCTTGCGGGCGCCGGCGGTTGGCGGAGATATTCTGGCGCAACCGCTGGTTGCAAGCCACTGGCCGGCCTGGTGCGCATTGCAAGACGCGTCAGCAGATAGACCGCGCACCATCCGCTGGCGCTCCAGAAGCTCAACGACCAGATGGCCGCCCTGGGCAGCCACTCCGGCGATCCCAGCAGAAAGGTCAGGCAAGCGGCATTGGCGGTGGCAAACAGGATCCAGAAGCGCCGGCCACCCATCACGGCCACGGGAACCAACGCTGCCAGCAGCACCGCTTCATCGTAAATAAGCATGTAGTAACTGCTGACCAATGAAACCAGAAGCAGGACTGGAAGCTGCGTTCTCCACTCCCACCGCTCTCTCCGGTTCCACCAGTGATAAGTCGCCCACGCGATGGCTCCAACCACGGGCACCATTGCCAGAAGCACGCTGCCGCTGAAAGCATGCAGAAGCACGCTCAGCGTCGGCGCCTGCCCCGCCTTGGTGAAATCGGCCATCGCTTCAGTATAGAAGCTAAAGACGTCGCGGTTCACCGCGATCGCGAGCCCTGACGCCACCGCGAGTGCCGCCGCTATCCCGCCCAGGACCCGATAACGCCGGCTCCACAAAATCCAGCACCCAAGACACGCAAGGAAGGGCAGGAACAAGTGTGGCTTGAAGAAGACGAACAAGAGCGATGCGCCTGCAATCCAATCGCGGCGACGTTCAACGTTGATAAGGAAAAGACAAATGCCCAGGAACGGCCACGCGGTGAGTTGGCCAACGCGCAACATGGCAAGCACCGGCGCAAACGTCATGGCCAGCAACAGAGCAGCGGGCGAAAGCTTTCCAACATAGAAGCGCCAAAGAAGGAGCGTGCCGGCAGCTACCACGATAATGCTGGTGAGCATCCACAGGGCGAATGCGTTGGAATAACTAAAATACCGCAAGGGCAGCACCAGCGGCAAAGTCCACGGCGGGTTGCACATCAGAAAAGGTGTTGGGCGCTGGAACCCGATGGTGCGATCAAGGCTGAGCACTTTTTCATGTGAGTATGGGTTTTCGGTAGCCAGCCGCGCAGCCGTCCAGAAGGCGGTAAAATCCACCGGTTCAACGCGCAAGGCCAGTTGCCGCCCCTGCATGAACAAGACTGCTGTCATGCCCACCAGCGCCAACCGTACGAGAATTTTCCGGAGCATCTTGAGACCTAATTGCAATCCATGCCCAACAGCAACTAACAGAGCACTCGCCGCAGCATTACCATGCGCCGTTCACCGTTGCCGCTGGACAGTTCCTGGAACCGCGGGCGGCGCTGTCCGTTCGAAAAGTATGGCCGTCCCATCATCGTGGACAACCTTCCAATCCGTAGTTTCCTTCAGCGTGCTGGCCAGCGGAGAATCCGGCGGGACCAGCACCCAGTTCACCTGGTGGGAGTTCAGCACGTCGCGCCAGCCATAAGCGGCTTGCGCCACCTTCAGGTACTCGCGGACGAACTTCTCGCCGTAGAAGTCGTGCCGGTCGTCCATCATTACGCGCACGTCCGGATACAGGCGGTAAATCAAGTAGCCGCTCCAGTTGTCGGGGGCGAAGAAGTGGTCGCGGATATTGTGGGCAGCCATGAATTCAGCGGCCTGCACCGGCATGTGCTTGTCATCGAAATGCAGCGCTTGGGCATTCAGCGCGGACGCCCCGCGCGTCGCCGCGCCGGCGACCAGCAGCAATGCCACGACAACGGAGAGCACATGTCCTCTGAAGCGCTGGTCCATCACCTGCATGCGCGCGGAAAAGCGGTCAATCTTCGTCGCCAGGTTGCGCAGCCAGGGCGCGATGCCGATGTTCTGCCCGCCGTTGCGGAACGCTTCTCCCAGCATCGGCGCCACGGTGAGAGTGAGCAGCATGGCCGCAATGGGAATATTCCGCACCGCGTATAGGCCGATCCAGGCGCTGAAGGCAATCACCAGGAAATCAATCACGCTCACTTTTCTGCTTTGCAAGACCAAGGCCAGCATTGCCAGGATCAGCAACAGAGCGAAAGCCTTCACCTGGAACAGGTGGAAGTCCGGTGACAGGAATTCCTGGATGTTGTTCATCATGAATTTGCTGCCCAGGTACTCATAGAGGTGGGCATGCAAGCGGAATCCATAAGGAGTGATGAATGTGACGCCGAGCGTGAGAAGCAGTGTCAGGCCGAGATGGCGCATGCGTCCCTGAGCCTGGCTGCGGCTCTCCGAGTTGGAAGTGATGATCCACGTCATCGCGTTGCCGGCCAGAAACAGCGCCGTGACAGCAATTCCCATCAGGAACCCGCCGTGCAGGTTCACCCACAGCAGCATGAGCGCGGGCAGAAGAAACAGGCTCTTGCGTTCGCCGCGTTGAAAAGAGTCCAACTGTTGAAACCAGATCAGGGTAAACAGCCAGGTGACCATGTGCGGCCGCGCCAGCAAGTGAATGGACGCCGCCACCGCGGCCAGCGCGGTAAGGCCGCCGGCCACCAGCAGATTGCCGCTGGAGCGCATCGCGTCGCGGAACAGCAGCGCAAAGGTCATGGCGCCGATCAAGGCGCTGAGAAGCACCACGCCGCTGAGTCCGGCAACCGAGTGAATACCGGCGACGAGCACGTCATACAGCCACTCCCACGCGTACCACGGCTGTCCCGCCATGGTGTAAGAGAAGTAATCGGTCATGGGGACTGAGTGGGTTGACAGGATGTGCTGGCCATTGCGGATGTGCCAGCCAATGTCCGCGTCGCCCAGGAGTTGCGTTCCCAGGAAGCCGAAGATCGCGCACAGCAGCGCCACAAAAACAATATCGGCGATGGACGGCATGAACAGCCGGGCCCAGAGCGGCAGAGGACGCGAAGCAGCAGAAACCATGCTGGCGCCGGCCGAGGTCCCTTTCGGTGTAACCGCGGCCGCGTTGGAACTCACATTCATGCCGACCGCTTGGCGGCTGGAGCAAGTTCAACAACCTGCGCGGGCGCTCCCTTCGGCTTGGACTTGCGTGCCCAAGTCAGTCGCGGCATGAACCGCCCCACGCGCCGCCGATAATCTTCGTACTCGGGAAAAACGGCCGAGAGCACGGACTCCTCATAGGACATGCGCACTGTCACCACTCCCAGCCATGCGACGTACACCAGCACCAGCGCCGGTGTCAGATGTGACAGCACCACGCCGGCATACTGCAGCAGGTAGCTGGCATACACCGGATGACGGGCCAGGCGGTACGGTCCAGTCGTCACCAGGGTGCGCGCCTGGGGAACAATGCTGAAAGCCTGGCGCAGACGAATCACACTCCAAAGCCCCAGGTACGCGCCCAGCATCCAAAGGACGATCCCCGTGGTGAAAAGTGATGGCGATGAAGGCGCCATCCATGCCGGGAACCAGCGTCCGCCGACGAAGCAGAAAACCGGCACCAGCAGCGTGGCCCCGTAGGCGGCCGCGCGGGGCGCCCATCCTTCTGCTTGTTTCCGCAACGGTTTGCGAAACAGGAACGCCAGTGCGATGACCGCGTCATGCACGAACGTTGGCACCAGCAGGATGGCCACTGCCGGCGTGCGGCGAAACACGCCAGCGGCCAGAATGAAGTTGACGGCCGTCCAGCCGGCAAAAAACGCAAAGCCAGCCCAGTCGCTGCGGCGATCACGGTGAGATTCGGTAATTCTCTCAAGTTGCATAGCAGTGGACAACTGCACTCTGAGTGCCAAAATACCCCATTGCACGTTCTCGGAGTTCTCGGGAACGTGGAACCGTGGTGTCCTAGATTTGGAAATGGAAACAGCATAGGTGTCCGATTTTCGAGACACATCGCAAGTGATACAGGTCATGCACTCTTGAGTTCAAGGGCAATTTCATATGGCCTGTTAATTGCAGTTCTTCAAAGCGGCGCTTCAGCGCACATGGAGAATTGAGATGAAAATGCTTCGCAAACTGTGGCAGGAAGATGACGGCCAAGACCTGGCTGAATATGGACTTCTTTTGGCATTGATTGCAGTCGCTCTGGTGATTGGAATCGGCCTGTTCAAAGATCAGATCGTAGCGGCGTTCAGCAGAGCGACCAGCGCACTGGCTTCCTAAGATCCACCAAGTCTGGGCGGCCCGAAGCCGCCCAGATCGTGGTATGCCACTGAGATCCACGGATGACGTCTTAAGCACTAAAGCAGTGGCCCACGAATTGCGGTTGATCCGAGAAGCGCTTCAGCGCAGATTGGAGAATTGAAGATGAAGACCCTTCGTAAACTGTGGCACCAAGATGACGGCCAGGATCTGGCTGAATATGGCCTTCTCTTGGCATTAATTGCGGTCGCCCTGGTGATTGGCATCGGCCTGTTCAAAGATCAGATCATAGCGGCCTTTAGCGCAGCGACCAGCGCACTGGCCTCCTGAGTTTTCCACAAATTCCGGGCGCGCTTGGCTTTTGGCTGAACGCACCCGGTTTCTTCTGTCCGGCTTTCCTCCTGAATTTCCCCGCAAAAACCAATTCCATTTGAACCTCATAAGACTGCTGTCTCCTCCTGACTCTCGTGTTACACAAAGAACGTGACGGATGCAGTTCGGCACTCAGATTGCAGATACCTCTGGGTTAGTGAAATGCATCTGGGTGTTTCCGCGAGGAATGTATGAACAAAGAGATTCGCTTGCTGTGGTCGGACGACGACGGGGAAGACCTGGCCGAATACGGGCTCCTGCTGCTTCTCGTCAGCATCGCCATCGTCACCGGGATCGGTCTCTTCAAAGACCAGATCGTGGCCGCGTTCAGCAGAGCAACCAGTGTGTTGGGGTCTTAGGTTCTGGGAAGGTTGGTATGTGGCAGGCATTTGTATTGGCATTCGCGATTACGGCCGCAGTGGATGATGTGATATGGCGGAAAATTCCGCGCGTTCTCACCATGTCTGGCCTGGCGGCCGGGTTGGTCTACCACGGATTTTACGGCGGGTTCTGGTCAGCGCTGGCCACGGCTGCTCTGGGCTTCGGGCTGGGTCTGGGACTTTACGAATTGCGGGCCATCGGCGGGGGTGACGTAAAGCTGATCGCGGCCATGGGCGCCATACTGGGGTTTGCAAACTGGGTCCTGGCGGTTGAGGTTGCCATCACGGTAGCCGGGATCATGGCGCTGGTGGGCATCATCCGGCGGCGCATGTTCCTGCAAACCTTTCGCAACATCGGGCACTTGCTCAAGCACTTCGCCAGCAACGGCCTTCGTCCTCATCCGGACATCCAAATCAACAACAAGGCCCTGCTGGGCATTCCCTTCGGCGTGGCAGCGGCGCTGGGAATCATCTGCGTGGTGGTGCTGCGGTGAAAAAACAAGGTCAGCGCGGCGCCACGATCGCGGAAGCGGCCATTACCGCAGTGGCCTTGTTTACGCTGCTCTTGGGCACCGTGGAGTTTGGCCGCATCTTCAGTATTTACCAGAGCGTTACCAATGCGGCGCGCGAAGGCGCCCGCTACGCCGTTGCCCCCGACCCGACGACCGGCACGCTGCCTTCGAGCGCCGAAGTGCTGGCGCACGTCACAGTCTTCCTGGATGCCGCCAGCCTCAAGGGACCCGCGTCCGATTGTGCCGACAGCGGACGGGATAAAACGCTTCCCTGTGTGCAAGTCAACCCCGTTGCTACCCAGGTGGTCAATAACGTGACCGTCACCTACACCCAGGTAACTGTGGTGTCGCCTTATACCTTCTACTTCGTTCCGTTCAGCCCCGTGAACATCACCGCTTATTCGGAGATGCGCAATGAAACTAACTAGCAGCGCGGCGAAGCAGCGCGGGACCATGATGTTGGAACTGGCGCTACTGCTCCCCTTCCTTATTCTGATTCTCATGCTGGTCCTGGAAGGCTCGCAACTGGTGCGGACCCACGTGGTGCTGAACAATGCCGCGCGCGAGGGCGCAAGGCTTTCGGTGATGCCGGAGAACCAGGGAAGCTCAAAGATAGCGGACATCAGGGCCGCAGTGGTTGCTTACGCCGCCCAGAACAATGTCACCATCAGTAATCCGGACACCAACGTTGTCATCAACCAGTCGGTCACGGTCGCCATGCCGGCAGGCTATGCCGCAATGACCGCCTCGCAGGTAACGGTCAATTGCACATACACGCTGAATTACCTGGCGGTTTTTACGTGGCTGGGAGTGCCCAGTACGTACACGCTGCAGGGTTCGGCACAATTCAGAAATTTCAATTCTTGAAGATGTGGAGGGAAGGTATGAATCGCAAAAAGTTTCTGTTGGTCGGCCTTGTCGCGCTACTGGTCGCAGGCCTGGTCAGTTGGAAAATTCTGGACATGGTGCGGCACTCCACAGCTTCGGCTGCGGTAGCTACTACCCAGGTGGTAGTTGCCGCTCATGACCTCAACGTGGGGCAGAAAATCACCGCTCCCGATCTCCGCCTAGTGGCGATACCGGGCACAGCTGCTCTCCCGAACGGCGCGTTCCATGACATAAGCAGCGTGGTCGGCCATGGAGTGATTGTTCCCATAGAGGCCAATGAACTCGTGCTTGGCAACAAAGTGGCGGGAGATGACGCGGGCGCCGGTCTGCCCTCGATGATTCCGGCGGGCATGCGCGCGGTGTCCGTCAAGGTCAATGAAGTGGTATCGGTTGCCGGGTTTGTCGGTCCGGGCACTCACGTTGATGTGATTGTCACCAGCACTCCGGCCAACGGATCAGAACCAGCGACCACTACCGTGCTGCAAGACGTTCCCGTGCTGGCGGCGGGCAAGAAGCTGCAGCGGGACGCGGATGGCAAACCACAGGACGTCCCCGTGATGACGCTGCTGGTTTCGCCGGCGGACGCCCAGCTGCTGACCCTGGCAAGCGCTGAGGGAAAAATTCAACTGGCACTGCGCAACCCTACCGACCTTGACAGAAAGGTCACCGCAACGTCGCACAAACAGGCGCTTTACGGGGCGGTTGCTCCCGCTCCGTCGGCAAAGGTGGGCAAGGGCGTCAAGGTGGTCAAGCTGAAGGAACCTACGGCTGCCGCTCATACGGTTGAGGTCATCCGCGGCGACAAGCGCGAAATTACGAAATTCGAACAGTAAGCGAGGCACGCTCATGAAATTGAAGAACAGAAATATTGCATTCATTCTCTCCCTTCTGATCGCCGCTCCAGGTTTGCGGCTTGCAGGCCAGTCGGCTGGCCCGCAGGCGTCGCAAGAGCCGGTGGCGGTCTCCGGAGGCCCGACACAGCAGTCGGTCGTGGAATCCCCGGCCCCACTGCGTGTCATGGTGGGCAAGTCAATCATCATCAACACCACCGACCGCCTCAAACGCGTTTCCATCACCGACCCTTTGGTGGCGGACGCGGTGGTGGTCACGCCATCGCAACTGATGATTCATGGCCGCGCTCCGGGAGAAGTGACACTGGTGGTCTGGGACGATCAAGAACGTTCCCGCAGCTTCGATCTTCGGGTTGACGTGGATATCACGGCCGCCGCGGACCAGATTCGGGTGCTGATGCCAGGCGAGAAAATCAACGTGTCGGCTTCGCGCAACGCGCTGATTCTTTCCGGCAGCGTGGTAGATAAGGAAACGGCGGACCGGGCCGGCGCGATTGCCGGCGCCTATTCGAAAAGCGTGATCAACGTGCTGACCTTTGGCCCCGTGGGCGCACAAGAAGTGCTTCTGGAAGTCCGCTTTGCAGAGGTTGATCGCGCGGCCGTCTTCCAATTGGGCGCCAACATCCTTTCTACAGGCGCCAGCGGGAACATCGGCAGCACCACCACCGGGCAATTTGGAAACGTAGGCAGCTCCACGGACATCACGAATTGTATCGGGTGTCCGTTGTCCGGGTTTGTGTCAAAGATTACCGGGCTTGATCCGCTGAACATGTTCCTCTTCCGGCCCGATCTGAACCTGGGAGTCACGTTGAAACTGCTGCAACAGAAAAACCTGCTGCAGATCCTGGCTGAGCCCAATCTGATCGCCGTCAACGGCAAAGAGGCCAGCTTTCTGGCCGGCGGCGAGTTTCCGGTCCCCGTCCCCCAGGCCGGCGCTACGGTTGGGGCCATTACCGTGCAGTACAAAGAGTTTGGTGTGCGGCTGAACTTTACGCCGGTCATCATGCCTAACGGCAACATTCACCTGACGGTGAAGCCCGAAGTCAGCTCGCTGGACTTTGCCAATGGAATCATCTCGGGGGGCTTCCGCATCCCTGCTCTCACCACGCGCCGAGCTTCCACGGAACTGGAACTCCAGGACGGGCAGAGCTTTGTGATTGCCGGACTGCTGGACAATCGCCTGACTACCAACCTATCGAAGATGCCAGGAATCGGGGACATTCCCATTCTGGGCTACCTGTTCCGCAGCAAGGAAATCACCAAGAATAAGACCGAACTCATGGTGATGGTGACCGCGCACCGGGTCGCGCCTTCAACCCAGATGCCTCCAGGTCCGCCCATGCCGAAACCTTTCCTTGACCAACCGAAGTTCGATGCCCCGCATGGAGGAGGCGGAAAGCCATGACGTATGCCAAGCGACGGGCGCAACGCGGCATGACGCTGGTGGTGGTGGCCCTGTTGCTGATCGGCCTGCTGGTGGTCGCCGCGCTGTGCATTGATCTGGGGGTGTTCTTTACCGCCCGGACCAGCGCACAGCATGCGGCTGACGCAGCTGCGCTGGCGGGAGCGTACACTTTTGTGAACTCCCCTACCGCGGCCCAGCCGGCCGCGGCCCAGCAAGCGGCCATCGCCATCGCGGCGACGAACAAAATCCTGAACCAAAGCGTGACCATCGCCCCCAGTGACGTGGTGGTGGACACTGCGAATCGCCGGGTCACGGTCACGGTTTCGCGGCTGGGTGACAACGGCATTGGCACTTTCTTTGCCCGGGGCTTCGGGGTGGCAAACGTATCGGTGCAAACGCAGGCCACCGCGCAAGCCTCCAAGACGGCCGGCGGCAGCCGCTGCGTCAAGCCGATCTACATCCCCAATACCGTGCTGAGTACGCAGGCGACCACTGCGGCTGCCTGCGCCGCCGGCGAAATCCTCTTTGATCCCGCCAACCCCGGCCACTTCTCCTCTTGGGCGCAGGACACCTTGGGCAATTTCAAGTACAGCGGCACGTGTGCCACCATACGGCCCACCAACCCTGCTGACGTAAAGAAGGGCGATTTTTCTCCCGGCCAGTTCTTCTCCCTGGATTTCGGCAGCGGCGGCAGCACCTACCGTTGCGTGTGGTCTTCATGCCTGAATGACGTCTCGTGCGGAGCGGACCAAAGCGTCATCGCTTGCGGGCATGACTACCCGGTAAAAACCGGTGACATGGTTGGCCCTACCAACCAGGGTGTGGGCGATTTGATCGGCGATCCCCCGGATACCTGGGTTGATGTCGGCCAGTATGAAACACCTGCAGGGACCATCGTTGACACCAGCCGGGCATTGTCAACCGTGCCGGTTTGGGACAACTGCAACCACCCGATCGGCTCGGGAACCGCCGGACAAACCGCGAGAGTGATCGGGTACGTGGAAATGTTCGTGGACGGCATGGGCAACGCCAATGTCTGCACCGGGGGCAAGGGTGGCGGTAAAAAAGACTTTGTTGAGGTCCACGTGGTGAACGCCACACCCTGCGGGTCGGGATCGGGCGGCGGTGGAGGAGGTTCCGGCGGCGGTTCGGGTGGAACCGGCACGGGTCCGTCTGCCGTGCCTGTGCAATTGATCAAACACTGAGGATAGTCATGCCAGAACTTTCGGTTGTCGTACTTACTACGGATGAAGACCAAAAAGCCCTCCTGCAGGTGCTTGCGGATGGCACCGCAATCGCGAGGATGAGTCATTCATTCGGCGCCTATCCGCAAAGCAGCGAAGATCCCGTGGCGCGCCGTATCCAGGAATTGGGGTCTGACGTGGTGATCGTGGATCTGGTGCCTCACGATACGCCCGCGGCGCTGCGCACCATCGAAATGCTTCACGCGACCTGCCCCAAGTCTGCGATTTTCGCCGTGGGCGAGATGAGCCAATCGCAGCTCATCGTCAATGCCATGCGCGCGGGCGCGCAAGAATTCCTGCCGCGTCCCACCACCATTGAGCATCTGTTGGATGCGTTTCACCGCCTGGTTTCTTCGCAACGCAAGGTCCGGTTTCCCGGAGTGCGGGGCCGCGTCTTTGTGGTGTTGAGCGCCAAAGGCGGCAGCGGAGCCACCACCGTGGCCGTGAACCTGGCGCTGGCCCTGGCAGCAAAACACGCCAGCACCGCCCTGCTGGACATGGCGCCGCTGGGCAACGTGTCACTCCACCTCAACGTAAAACCAGCGTTCACCATGCTGGACGCGCTGCAGAATCTGCACCGCCTGGATGGGGCGCTGCTGGACGGCTTCATGACCCGCCATGCTAGCGGCCTCCACCTCCTGGCCGGGCATCCTGGGGTCAATGCCACGGAATGCGGACCAACCGACTTTGCCCGCCTCTTTGACGTGGTGGTCAACCAATATCGCTATGTGGTGATTGATGCTTCCACGCGCCTGGATCCGGCCGTCCGCGCCTTGTGCGACCTCTCTGACAGCGTGCTGCTGGTGGCCAATCCCGATCTGGCCTGCCTGTGGAGCGCGGCCCGAATACATGAGTTTCTTGCCGGCAGTCCTGCGGAACAAAAGACCAAGCTGGTGCTGAATCGTTATAAGAAGAAGCCCTTCAGCGATTCTGACATTGAGGAAACCACGCAAACCAAGATTCTGCTGAAAATCCCCAACCAGTACGCCCTGGTTGCCGGCTCCATCGAACACGGTGTTCC
This genomic interval from Terriglobia bacterium contains the following:
- a CDS encoding DUF2029 domain-containing protein — protein: MTTDRSQIAVITVLLLLASFTSCYYFLGILVPEGRRVSSFQITGYGSDLQRSWIASREALLHHGDPYSDKVTREIQDAMYGPTLTSAARAQQYDEQRFAYPLFTSILLLPVLAIPFAVLQPLASVVLAALMVWSVLLWSDALGISLNSGSDLLWAGLLMVGIPVVQGVSLQQLGLLVCFLLAASMYLVARHRLLPAGVLLAFAMMKPHLALPVALWMAIWVIGDWRRRYKFAIAGATAMAVLMIAAQVLQPGWITEWLGVLQQYRRYTQGRSPIEMLAGNRIGAVMITLGMWAVVAWVCFTLRKSLPRTPAFAAGLCLALAAGVVSGPNWLFHNQVILLPVGMWLLVWGKKFLSGAQRLLPFACQFILIWYAASAAVIVYAYFAGLRSENQLLLGLPFLSIFLAPPFFFGAALRSAVYISRRQK
- a CDS encoding DUF2029 domain-containing protein, whose translation is MTAVLFMQGRQLALRVEPVDFTAFWTAARLATENPYSHEKVLSLDRTIGFQRPTPFLMCNPPWTLPLVLPLRYFSYSNAFALWMLTSIIVVAAGTLLLWRFYVGKLSPAALLLAMTFAPVLAMLRVGQLTAWPFLGICLFLINVERRRDWIAGASLLFVFFKPHLFLPFLACLGCWILWSRRYRVLGGIAAALAVASGLAIAVNRDVFSFYTEAMADFTKAGQAPTLSVLLHAFSGSVLLAMVPVVGAIAWATYHWWNRRERWEWRTQLPVLLLVSLVSSYYMLIYDEAVLLAALVPVAVMGGRRFWILFATANAACLTFLLGSPEWLPRAAIWSLSFWSASGWCAVYLLTRLAMRTRPASGLQPAVAPEYLRQPPAPARKT
- a CDS encoding isoprenylcysteine carboxylmethyltransferase family protein; this encodes MQLERITESHRDRRSDWAGFAFFAGWTAVNFILAAGVFRRTPAVAILLVPTFVHDAVIALAFLFRKPLRKQAEGWAPRAAAYGATLLVPVFCFVGGRWFPAWMAPSSPSLFTTGIVLWMLGAYLGLWSVIRLRQAFSIVPQARTLVTTGPYRLARHPVYASYLLQYAGVVLSHLTPALVLVYVAWLGVVTVRMSYEESVLSAVFPEYEDYRRRVGRFMPRLTWARKSKPKGAPAQVVELAPAAKRSA
- a CDS encoding Flp family type IVb pilin, with product MKMLRKLWQEDDGQDLAEYGLLLALIAVALVIGIGLFKDQIVAAFSRATSALAS
- a CDS encoding Flp family type IVb pilin produces the protein MKTLRKLWHQDDGQDLAEYGLLLALIAVALVIGIGLFKDQIIAAFSAATSALAS
- a CDS encoding A24 family peptidase, whose product is MWQAFVLAFAITAAVDDVIWRKIPRVLTMSGLAAGLVYHGFYGGFWSALATAALGFGLGLGLYELRAIGGGDVKLIAAMGAILGFANWVLAVEVAITVAGIMALVGIIRRRMFLQTFRNIGHLLKHFASNGLRPHPDIQINNKALLGIPFGVAAALGIICVVVLR
- a CDS encoding pilus assembly protein, giving the protein MKKQGQRGATIAEAAITAVALFTLLLGTVEFGRIFSIYQSVTNAAREGARYAVAPDPTTGTLPSSAEVLAHVTVFLDAASLKGPASDCADSGRDKTLPCVQVNPVATQVVNNVTVTYTQVTVVSPYTFYFVPFSPVNITAYSEMRNETN
- a CDS encoding pilus assembly protein; the protein is MKLTSSAAKQRGTMMLELALLLPFLILILMLVLEGSQLVRTHVVLNNAAREGARLSVMPENQGSSKIADIRAAVVAYAAQNNVTISNPDTNVVINQSVTVAMPAGYAAMTASQVTVNCTYTLNYLAVFTWLGVPSTYTLQGSAQFRNFNS
- the cpaB gene encoding Flp pilus assembly protein CpaB gives rise to the protein MNRKKFLLVGLVALLVAGLVSWKILDMVRHSTASAAVATTQVVVAAHDLNVGQKITAPDLRLVAIPGTAALPNGAFHDISSVVGHGVIVPIEANELVLGNKVAGDDAGAGLPSMIPAGMRAVSVKVNEVVSVAGFVGPGTHVDVIVTSTPANGSEPATTTVLQDVPVLAAGKKLQRDADGKPQDVPVMTLLVSPADAQLLTLASAEGKIQLALRNPTDLDRKVTATSHKQALYGAVAPAPSAKVGKGVKVVKLKEPTAAAHTVEVIRGDKREITKFEQ
- a CDS encoding pilus assembly protein N-terminal domain-containing protein; this encodes MKLKNRNIAFILSLLIAAPGLRLAGQSAGPQASQEPVAVSGGPTQQSVVESPAPLRVMVGKSIIINTTDRLKRVSITDPLVADAVVVTPSQLMIHGRAPGEVTLVVWDDQERSRSFDLRVDVDITAAADQIRVLMPGEKINVSASRNALILSGSVVDKETADRAGAIAGAYSKSVINVLTFGPVGAQEVLLEVRFAEVDRAAVFQLGANILSTGASGNIGSTTTGQFGNVGSSTDITNCIGCPLSGFVSKITGLDPLNMFLFRPDLNLGVTLKLLQQKNLLQILAEPNLIAVNGKEASFLAGGEFPVPVPQAGATVGAITVQYKEFGVRLNFTPVIMPNGNIHLTVKPEVSSLDFANGIISGGFRIPALTTRRASTELELQDGQSFVIAGLLDNRLTTNLSKMPGIGDIPILGYLFRSKEITKNKTELMVMVTAHRVAPSTQMPPGPPMPKPFLDQPKFDAPHGGGGKP
- a CDS encoding AAA family ATPase produces the protein MPELSVVVLTTDEDQKALLQVLADGTAIARMSHSFGAYPQSSEDPVARRIQELGSDVVIVDLVPHDTPAALRTIEMLHATCPKSAIFAVGEMSQSQLIVNAMRAGAQEFLPRPTTIEHLLDAFHRLVSSQRKVRFPGVRGRVFVVLSAKGGSGATTVAVNLALALAAKHASTALLDMAPLGNVSLHLNVKPAFTMLDALQNLHRLDGALLDGFMTRHASGLHLLAGHPGVNATECGPTDFARLFDVVVNQYRYVVIDASTRLDPAVRALCDLSDSVLLVANPDLACLWSAARIHEFLAGSPAEQKTKLVLNRYKKKPFSDSDIEETTQTKILLKIPNQYALVAGSIEHGVPVVLQKRNDLARCYFELGGLLAADGQEPQVRGWLLRTASSL